A window of the Chlorocebus sabaeus isolate Y175 chromosome 8, mChlSab1.0.hap1, whole genome shotgun sequence genome harbors these coding sequences:
- the LOC119622935 gene encoding uncharacterized protein isoform X2, whose product MDTDDSQAPKGSLRKFLEHLSGAGKAVGVLTRGEDAQDLRGREGPGSGDSGTSAVPRRGLWVSPALQCGSGSPGGTRVWVHDAGAPGGHLTLKSRRWWRLRAPGPGCTCVERRGWRISSRFGTAHCTRMEREWAPALGPGDLPFALERSGRHGCCMLGRCQRRPARRERLRDARPVVSMRPGPDIRTLRAPRASSAASLGPAPPPPRDTPVAAPGPAPQPAPQRPGKCSGVSFLVKGPQHQRSSCRVGFSEKEKVMQQRMGLEKLGE is encoded by the exons ATGGACACTGACGACTCCCAGGCCCCTAAGGGCTCCTTGCGGAagttcctggagcacctctccGGGGCCGGCAAGGCAGTCGGCGTGCTGACCAGAGGCGAGGATGCTCAAG ACCTCCGCGGACGAGAAGGACCAGGAAGCGGGGACTCCGGGACGTCAGCGGTGCCGCGGCGCGGGCTCTGGGTTTCCCCTGCCCTGCAATGTGGAAGCGGCTCTCCAGGAGGGACCCGAGTCTGGGTCCACGACGCGGGCGCGCCAGGAGGACATTTAACATTGAAGAGCCGGAGGTGGTGGAGACTGCGCGCCCCAGGCCCCGGGTGCAC ATGCGTGGAAAGGCGCGGATGGCGGATTTCCTCCCGTTTCGGGACCGCGCACTGCACAAGGATGGAGCGGGAATGGGCCCCCGCCCTCGGTCCCGGTGACCTTCCCTTCGCCCTTGAGCGCTCGGGGCGGCACGGGTGCTGCATGTTGGGGCGCTGTCAGCGCCGCCCCGCCCGCCGCGAGCGCCTACGTGATGCCCGGCCCGTCGTCTCCATGCGCCCTGGCCCTGACATCCGTACGCTGCGCGCTCCCCGAGCCAGCAGCGCAGCCTCCCTAGGCCCAGCGCCCCCGCCCCCGCGGGACACCCCGGTGGCAGCGCCAGGCCCCGCCCCGCAGCCCGCCCCCCAGCGCCCGGGGAAGTGCTCTGGCGTTAGCTTTCTAGTTAAAGGACCCCAGCATCAGCGTTCCTCCTGCAGGGTTGggttctcagagaaagaaaaggtgatgCAGCAGAGGATGGGATTGGAGAAATTAGGAGAGTGA
- the LOC119622935 gene encoding uncharacterized protein isoform X1, whose protein sequence is MDTDDSQAPKGSLRKFLEHLSGAGKAVGVLTRGEDAQGPPRRPPRTRRTRKRGLRDVSGAAARALGFPCPAMWKRLSRRDPSLGPRRGRARRTFNIEEPEVVETARPRPRVHVRAPVPGRWSAPGRAAPGGCVERRGWRISSRFGTAHCTRMEREWAPALGPGDLPFALERSGRHGCCMLGRCQRRPARRERLRDARPVVSMRPGPDIRTLRAPRASSAASLGPAPPPPRDTPVAAPGPAPQPAPQRPGKCSGVSFLVKGPQHQRSSCRVGFSEKEKVMQQRMGLEKLGE, encoded by the exons ATGGACACTGACGACTCCCAGGCCCCTAAGGGCTCCTTGCGGAagttcctggagcacctctccGGGGCCGGCAAGGCAGTCGGCGTGCTGACCAGAGGCGAGGATGCTCAAG gccctccccgcaGACCTCCGCGGACGAGAAGGACCAGGAAGCGGGGACTCCGGGACGTCAGCGGTGCCGCGGCGCGGGCTCTGGGTTTCCCCTGCCCTGCAATGTGGAAGCGGCTCTCCAGGAGGGACCCGAGTCTGGGTCCACGACGCGGGCGCGCCAGGAGGACATTTAACATTGAAGAGCCGGAGGTGGTGGAGACTGCGCGCCCCAGGCCCCGGGTGCACGTGAGGGCGCCGGTGCCCGGACGGTGGAGCGCCCCAGGCCGCGCAGCCCCTGGCGG ATGCGTGGAAAGGCGCGGATGGCGGATTTCCTCCCGTTTCGGGACCGCGCACTGCACAAGGATGGAGCGGGAATGGGCCCCCGCCCTCGGTCCCGGTGACCTTCCCTTCGCCCTTGAGCGCTCGGGGCGGCACGGGTGCTGCATGTTGGGGCGCTGTCAGCGCCGCCCCGCCCGCCGCGAGCGCCTACGTGATGCCCGGCCCGTCGTCTCCATGCGCCCTGGCCCTGACATCCGTACGCTGCGCGCTCCCCGAGCCAGCAGCGCAGCCTCCCTAGGCCCAGCGCCCCCGCCCCCGCGGGACACCCCGGTGGCAGCGCCAGGCCCCGCCCCGCAGCCCGCCCCCCAGCGCCCGGGGAAGTGCTCTGGCGTTAGCTTTCTAGTTAAAGGACCCCAGCATCAGCGTTCCTCCTGCAGGGTTGggttctcagagaaagaaaaggtgatgCAGCAGAGGATGGGATTGGAGAAATTAGGAGAGTGA